A single region of the Kryptolebias marmoratus isolate JLee-2015 linkage group LG10, ASM164957v2, whole genome shotgun sequence genome encodes:
- the LOC108234038 gene encoding cdc42 effector protein 3-like has product MPLQTLHRKSSRWSSRNSKRQEVLSVNMISLPLDDFRHITHIGSNGHKDSFGDVSFLNLGHSLLEQSSTSEQNFALACSPPPKPPRLNLNEKEDSRSPDWSVDQKRKKCGSMPLLDSDNENDVEKKEGCQKGNSVAPSQTDRLGQDSVSSDICEESTESCHKTTEQKDEDSGFSFSLDLGPSILDDVLKVMEKQHS; this is encoded by the coding sequence ATGCCACTCCAAACACTGCACAGGAAATCAAGTCGTTGGTCCAGCAGGAACTCTAAGCGGCAGGAGGTGCTCTCCGTCAACATGATTAGTTTACCACTTGATGATTTCCGCCACATCACTCATATTGGAAGTAATGGTCATAAAGACAGCTTTGGAGATGTATCTTTTCTAAATCTGGGCCACAGCTTGTTAGAACAAAGTTCCACAAGTGAGCAGAACTTCGCCTTGGCCTGCTCGCCGCCCCCCAAGCCCCCTCGTCTGAATCTGAATGAAAAAGAGGATTCGCGGAGCCCGGATTGGTCTGTGGACCagaagaggaagaaatgtggctcTATGCCACTGCTGGACAGTGACAATGAAAACGACGTGGAGAAGAAGGAGGGGTGCCAAAAAGGGAATAGCGTTGCGCCCAGTCAGACTGATAGGCTTGGACAAGACAGCGTGAGTTCAGACATATGTGAAGAATCTACAGAGAGCTGTCACAAAACTACTGAACAGAAAGACGAGGACAGTGGATTCTCATTCAGCCTCGACCTGGGCCCTTCAATCCTGGACGATGTTCTCAAGGTGATGGAAAAACAGCACAGCTGA
- the inf2 gene encoding inverted formin-2 isoform X5 has protein sequence MSVKSDVKNKWAAVRDRLGSSQDSDTQQEANLESADPELCIRLLQVPTVVNYSGLKRRLEGSDQTWMVQFLELSGLDLLLEALDRLSGRGCSRIADALLQLTCVSCVRAVMNSSAGIHFIIENEGYIRKLSQALDTSNIMVKKQVFELLAALSIFSAEGHCLALDALDHYKGVKARQYRFSVIMNELQATDNVPYMVTLLSVINALIFSTDDLRQRDKIRKEFIGLQLLDSLPKLR, from the exons ATGTCAGTGAAATCAGATGTGAAAAATAAGTGGGCGGCAGTCAGGGACCGCCTGGGCTCCTCGCAGGACTCCGACACCCAGCAGGAGGCCAACCTGGAGAGTGCCGATCCAGAGCTGTGCATCCGGCTTCTGCAGGTCCCCACCGTTGTCAACTACTCCGGCCTGAAGCGCCGCCTGGAAGGCAGCGACCAGACATGGATGGTTCAGTTCCTGGAGCTGAGCGGGTTGGATCTCCTCCTGGAGGCTCTGGACCGGCTCTCGGGTCGGGGATGCTCCCGCATCGCGGACGCCTTGCTGCAGCTCACGTGCGTCAGCTGCGTCCGCGCAGTGATGAACTCATCGGCGGGCATCCACTTTATTATAGAGAACGAGGGATACATCCGGAAGCTCTCACAAG CCTTGGACACGTCAAACATCATGGTGAAGAAGCAGGTGTTTGAGCTCCTCGCAGCCCTCAGCATATTCTCTGCCGAAGGTCACTGCCTGGCTCTCGATGCCTTGGATCATTACAAG GGTGTGAAGGCCCGTCAGTATCGTTTCAGTGTGATCATGAACGAGCTGCAGGCCACAGACAACGTCCCTTACATGGTCACTCTCCTCAGCGTCATCAACGCGCTCATCTTCAGCACAGATGACCTGAGGCAGAGAGATAAAATAAGAAAGGAGTTTATCG GCCTGCAGCTACTTGATAGCCTGCCAAAATTAAGGTGA